A stretch of Plectropomus leopardus isolate mb chromosome 24, YSFRI_Pleo_2.0, whole genome shotgun sequence DNA encodes these proteins:
- the LOC121962621 gene encoding splicing factor U2AF 35 kDa subunit-like — MAEYLASIFGTEKDKVNCSFYFKIGACRHGDRCSRLHNKPTFSQTILIQNIYRNPQNSAQTADASRCAVSDVEMQEHYDEFFEEVFTEMEEKYGEVEEMNVCDNLGDHLVGNVYVKFRREEDAEKAVMDLNNRWFNAQPIHAELSPVTDFREACCRQYEMGECTRGGFCNFMHLKPISRELRRELYGRRRKRHRSRSRSRERRSRSRDRRRDRERPRRSRDRERSGRF; from the exons ATGGCGGAGTACCTGGCATCCATTTTCGGCACAGAGAAAGACAA gGTCAATTGTTCTTTCtattttaaaattggtgcttGCAGACATGGAGACCGCTGCTCGAGATTGCACAACAAACCAACCTTCAGCCAG ACCATCCTGATCCAAAACATCTACCGAAATCCCCAGAATAGCGCACAGACGGCCGACGCTTCTCGCT GTGCCGTCAGCGATGTGGAAATGCAGGAGCACTATGATGAGTTCTTTGAG GAGGTGTtcacagagatggaggagaagtacggagaggtggaggagatgaaTGTGTGCGATAATTTGGGCGACCACCTTGTCGGCAATGTCTACGTCAAG TTTCGTCGTGAGGAGGACGCAGAGAAAGCGGTCATGGACCTGAACAATCGGTGGTTCAACGCCCAACCTATCCACGCTGAGCTCTCCCCCGTCACTGACTTCAGGGAAGCGTGCTGTCGCCAGTATGAAATGGG AGAGTGTACCCGAGGTGGCTTCTGCAACTTCATGCACTTGAAACCCATATCGCGGGAACTTCGTAGGGAGCTGTACGGCCGCCGCAGAAAAAG GCACCGCTCTCGCTCGCGCTCCCGTGAACGACGCTCCCGCTCCAGGGACCGACGGCGGGACCGCGAGAGGCCGAGACGGTCGAGGGACCGAGAGCGCTCTGGAAGATTCTGA